The Macaca nemestrina isolate mMacNem1 chromosome 17, mMacNem.hap1, whole genome shotgun sequence genome contains the following window.
caacatgtagtgaagtcccgtctctactaaaaaaagacaaatacaaaaattagctgggcttggtggcacatgcctgcagtcccagctgcttgggaagctgaggcaggagaatcacttgaacccagaaggcagaggttgcggtgagccgagattgtgccactgcactccagcctgtgcaacaaagcaagactccgtctctcaaaaaaaagtttcgCTGTAAGATTAATTGGGGCTGTTTTATGAGCTTTCTGACTGCACATATCAGAAAACTATTGTGTATCGAATGTGAGAATAGGCCTCACACTTATTGTAAGCAGCATATAATATTATCACCTGTCATGTCTCTGGTTTTCTTACCATCCAGATATTATCTAACCAATAAGAGTGCTCCCTAAttccctttttatttcatttatcattttagCAGCGTCACCCTTTACACCAGAAAGCTGGCGGGCActatggggaaaaaacaaaacaagaagaaagtgGAGGAGGTGctagaagaggaggaagaggaatatGTGGTGGAAAAAGTTCTCGACCGTCGAGTGGTAAAGGGCAAAGTGGAGTACCTCCTAAAGTGGAAGGGGTTCTCAGAGTAAGTTTCACTGACACAAGTAAATGTAGCCACCAGGTGTTTATCAGGAGTCTAGAGATGTATGAGACCTCCAGTGCTGTGATGGAAACTGTGTGACTCAGTCCCCACCTTCATGGCTTATTGTTTAATTAGGAACATGGCCTACTGCTTGTAATACAGAGCAGAATGActtcttttttaaagttctttcttttgagacaaggtctcgctctgtcacccaggctggagtacagtggtgcagtcatagctcgctgcagcctcaacctcccaggctcaaggtatcctcccacctcagccttctaagtagctagtaccacaggcatgcaccaccatgtctcacttagttgcccaggtttgtctaactcctggcctcaagcagtcctcccacctgggcctcccaaagtgttgggactacaggcgtgagccactgtacccagcccataGTGATTTCTGAGAAATATTGTGTGTGGCTATAGACtgatttaaattgacaaataaaagtcATTTGCCTTTGAAGGAAGCCAGTTTCTTAGCTTTCTATTTATACTAAAAAGCCTCCCCATTCCCCAAGAAATTTCAGCTTTTCCATGGATGTCTGAGCTCTTGTCCTCTTACGATTATCCTTAGTATGATTATACTTATTTTGAGTGACAGTGTGACTTGCTGTGCCCTCTGGTTTCAGTGAGGACAACACATGGGAGCCAGAAGAAAACCTGGATTGCCCCGACCTCATTGCTGAGTTTCTGCAGTCACAGAAAACAGCACATGAGACAGATAAATCAGAGGGAGGCAAGCGCAAAGCTGATTCTGATTCTGAAGATAAGGGAGAGGAGAGCAaaccaaagaagaagaaagaagaggtaaGGATAGAAGTAAGAATTTTTACTGGCCCACAATTCAAACCACTGTCAaagtagttttgttttgcttcttccCAGATATTAGCAGCCATCTCTTCTTAGTTCTGACATCTGAGGTAGGCTAATGCCTACAAAGTGAGAGTGTACTCTCATGAAGCCACATgatctcttacttttttttttgtttgtttgtttgagacggagtctcgctctgtcgcccaggctggagtgcagtggccggatctcagctcactgcaagctccacctcctgggtttacgccattctcctgcctcagcctcccgagtagctgggactacaggcgcccgccacctcgcccagctagtttttttgtactttttagtagagacggggtttcaccgtgttcgccaggatggtctcgatctcctgacctcatgatccgcccgtctcggcctcccaaggtgctgggattacaggcttgagccactgcgcccagccagtctCTTACTTTTTATCCATGGTACAGGAGCAGTAAATGGGATACTTGCTGGGGACAGATAAAAGGGCAAGTGAATTCATTCTTGTAAAAAACGGTTTTCAATGTTTAATCATTAAAGGTGTGAGGTAGCTATTTTGACTTAATCAGTACGTACCTTAAAGTAAGTTGTTTTTTGAGAGTGAAGAGATAGGTGTAAACATTGATTTTGCTTGGGCTGTATGTCCCTTTTCACATATGGGAAAATCTCATGCGCTTCAGACATTGATGAATAATCACTCCAAAGAATTCTAACAGCTCTCTTACTTTGAGCCAAGGTATTGGTGAAATATTGGCAAAAAAGTTTGtgtttgggccgggcacagtggctcacacctataatcccagccccttgggaggctgaggcgggcgaatcacaaggtcaggagattaagaccatcctgactaaatggtgaatccccgtctctactaaaaatacaaaaaattagccgggtgtggtggcatgcgcctgtggtcccagctcctcaggaggctgaggcaggagaattacttgaacccaggaggcagaggctgcagtgagctgagatcgcaccactgcactccatcctgggcaacagagattccgtctcaaaaaaaaaaagagaagagtttaTGATTACATTAATCAGAGACACAGGAATAGTTCCAAGTCTAGATAATAGTCCCATATAGATAAAATTGTTCTACCAATCTTGTTTTTACAGTCAGAAAAGC
Protein-coding sequences here:
- the LOC105472307 gene encoding chromobox protein homolog 1 isoform X1 — translated: MFQEELLSLCPELVPSGGFVASLSSVTLYTRKLAGTMGKKQNKKKVEEVLEEEEEEYVVEKVLDRRVVKGKVEYLLKWKGFSDEDNTWEPEENLDCPDLIAEFLQSQKTAHETDKSEGGKRKADSDSEDKGEESKPKKKKEESEKPRGFARGLEPERIIGATDSSGELMFLMKWKNSDEADLVPAKEANVKCPQVVISFYEERLTWHSYPSEDDDKKDDKN
- the LOC105472307 gene encoding chromobox protein homolog 1 isoform X2, which translates into the protein MGKKQNKKKVEEVLEEEEEEYVVEKVLDRRVVKGKVEYLLKWKGFSDEDNTWEPEENLDCPDLIAEFLQSQKTAHETDKSEGGKRKADSDSEDKGEESKPKKKKEESEKPRGFARGLEPERIIGATDSSGELMFLMKWKNSDEADLVPAKEANVKCPQVVISFYEERLTWHSYPSEDDDKKDDKN